Genomic window (Aquimarina sp. BL5):
AAATTATCAGTTTATCATTCTGACTATTTTCTAAGAGATTTTGATCTTGATCAAGGAGCAGAAGAAAGACAAGTATATTTTTCTGATGATATTTCCGGAAATTTTGGTTCTAGCCTTGAGAATAGGTTGTTGTTTGAAGAAAATAATTTTAAACCTTCTTCAAAGGAAATACGATTATTAACGGAGACAGAGGATGATGCTACTGACGATACCGATGCTGATGGTACTGAATTTTCAACATTTATTCCAGCGTTAAGATTAGTATTGGTTTCTGAAGATGCAGCGGCTGCAGCTACGGCATTAAATCCTGATCCAGATAACAATCCTAGTACCGATAATACTAGGGTTGGAAATCAAGAACTAATTAATTATTTCACATCCTTGTTTTTAGATAAAGAAGGAAGTATCGAATTAAGTAATCCAAACAATTTCCGAAACTATTTTAGAGGTCTTTATTTTAAAGCAGAATCAATTACAAGTGATGGAAGTCTTGTATTTTTTGATATATCAGATGCAAATCTCACACTACACTATTCTTTCGAAACAGATAATGTAGACGAAGAAGATGAGGATGGAGATGGAGATATAACAGAACTTTTACGAGATGAAAGTAGTTTTGTTCTTAATTTTTCCAATAATATTGTAAATAGTATTGATTTTGATTTTTCTAATGCTACATTAAATGATGGTGTTACTACTTTCGAAAGAGCTTTAGATGATCAAGATGAAGTTAATGGTGAGGCAAACCTGTTTTTGAAAGGTGGAGAAGGATCTTTTGCAGTTTTGGACTTGTTTAATGGTATGATAACTAATGAAGATGGAGAATTAGAAAATGAACTAGATTTCTTAAAACGACAGGATTGGTTGATTAATGAGGCTAGTATGAAAATTTATATCAATCAGGATGAAATGGTATCTGGAGATACCGAACCGGAGAGGATATATGTATTTAATGAGGAAACAGGAGCGGTTCTTGTTGACTTCTTAGCAGACCCAACATCTAATCAAACGAGCCCCATACTCTCTGTTACTAATCATTTGGGAAGGATTAGTAGAGATAGTGATGAAAATGGAGAATTTTATAAAATAAGATTGACACGTCATGTGATCAATATTCTAAATGAAGATACAGATAATGTAAAACTAGGATTGTCAGTGTCTCAAAATGTTAATATTGTAGCAAACGCTGAAGGATTTACCCCTAATAACACTGAAGATGAAATCATCCCCTTTTCATCCATAATATCCCATGAAGGGACCATTCTTTATGGAAATAGAACCGATGTTCCTGAAGAAAAACGTTTAAAGCTTGATATTTTTTATACAAGAACAAAAAGTAATTAACTGACAAACAAGTAAACCATGTGTGGAATAGTAGGTTATATAGGTCATAGGGAGGCTTATCCAATAGTATTAAAAGGATTAAAAAGATTAGAGTATCGAGGGTATGATTCTGCAGGAATTGCACTTTACGATGGTCAAGATATTAAGTTGTCCAAAACAAAGGGTAAAGTTGCTGATCTTGAAGAAAGGTTAGTAAAAGAAATTTCCACAAATGGAAATGTTGGAATAGGACATACTAGATGGGCTACTCACGGAGTTCCAAATGATGTCAATTCCCATCCTCATTATTCTAATTCTGGTGATCTTGTGATTATTCATAATGGAATTATAGAAAATTATGAATCACTAAGAAAAGAATTAATAAATAGAGGGTATACTTTTACCTCCGAGACAGATACGGAAGTATTAGTTAATTTGATTGAAGATGTAAAGACAAAGGAAAATGTCAAATTAGGGAAAGCTGTTCAGATTGCATTAAATCAAACGGTTGGTGCTTATGCAATTGCAGTGTTTGACAGACAAAAACCTGATGAAATAGTTGTAGCGAGACTAGGAAGCCCGTTGGCAATTGGTGTTGGTGAAGACGAATTTTTTATCGCTTCTGATGCTTCTCCTTTTATAGAATACACTAATAATGCTATATATCTCGAAGATGGCGAAATGGCTATTGTTCGAAGAAATAAAGGGATAAAAGTAAGAAAGATCAAAGATGATAGTCTTGTGGATCCTTATCTACAGGAATTACAGATAAATCTTGAGCAAATAGAAAAAGGCGGATATGATCACTTTATGCTTAAAGAAATTTATGAGCAACCAAGTGCAATAAGTGATACCTATAGAGGTAGAATGAGAGTCGCTGAAGGGATCATAAAAATGGCCGGTATTGATGATAATCTAGCAAAATTACTCAATGCCAAACGTATTCTTATTATTGCTTGTGGTACTTCATGGCACGCTGGTCTTGTTGCTGAATATATTTTTGAAGAGTTAGTAAGAATTCCTGTAGAGGTAGAGTACGCTTCAGAATTTAGATATAGAAACCCTGTTATCCATCAGGATGATGTGGTTATAGCTATATCGCAAAGTGGAGAGACTGCAGATACAATGGCTGCCATTAAATTAGCAAAAGAACGAGGAGCATTTGTTTTTGGAGTATGTAATGTAGTTGGATCATCTATTTCCAGAGAAACACATGCAGGAGCCTATACACATGCTGGCCCAGAAATTGGAGTAGCATCTACCAAAGCTTTTACAACTCAGATTACAGTACTCTCGTTGATAGCGTTAAAGTTAGCAGAAAGAAAAGGAACTATTTCTAATAGTGATTTTCATTATTATTTGCAGGAACTAGAACGCATTCCGGAAAAAGTGAAACTAGCATTAGAGTCTAATGATCATATTAAATTAATTGCTGATAAATATAAGGAAGCTAAGAATTTCCTATATCTAGGAAGAGGGTATAACTTCCCAGTAGCTCTAGAAGGAGCGTTAAAATTAAAGGAAATTTCATATATACACGCAGAAGGATATCCTGCGGCAGAGATGAAGCATGGTCCCATTGCTCTTATAGATGAGCATATGCCTGTGGTTGTAATTGCTACCAAAAAGGGGCATTATGATAAGGTAGTCAGTAATATTCAAGAAATTAAATCTAGAAAAGGAAAAATTATAGGTATTGTTACAGAAGGAGATGAAACAGTAAAAAAACTCGCAGATCATGTAATCGAAATACCAGAAACTATAGAGTTTCTTACTCCTCTTTTAACGACAATACCGCTTCAGTTATTATCATATCATATTGCTGTTATGTTAGATAAGAATGTAGATCAACCGAGAAATTTGGCAAAATCAGTTACAGTAGAATAATATTCAAAAACATAGAAAACCACTTGTTTTAATGCAAAAATGTGCGATATATCGCACATTTTTGCATTTAATCGATAAAAAACAATTAAAAACTATGCGTGAATAGTATTTTTTTTATTAGTTTCGCGGCTGGAGTGGATAAATTCCGTTTAAACAAGTTTAAGTTGTCCCAACAAACTTAAACTTTAAAATATCCTATTTATGAAAAAAATTACTTTTATAGTAACACTATTACTATGTGTCATTAGTAATGCTCAAACTACAATTAATGGTAGAGTAATCGATGACTTTAATCAGCCAATTCCAGGAGCTAATATTTCTTTAAAAGGAGAAGCCATTGGAACAGTTACAGATTTTGACGGTTTCTTTACATTAACGGTAACTAATGAACTTCCTGTTACAATTACCGCTAGTAGTATTGGATTTGAGTCCAGTTCGGTAGAAGTGACTTCGGCTACACAAGAAGTAACTATAGTTCTTGCTGAGGGGAATGTGCTAGATTTGATTGTAATATCTGCATCCAGAGCACCAGAACGTTTGTTTGAATCACCAGTGAGTATTGAGCGATTTGGTGTTAAAGAAATTAAAAATACACCTTCCGTAGATTTCTACGACGGTTTGGAAAACTTAAAAGGTGTTGATGTTAATACGAATAGTTTGACATTTAAGTCAATTAATACCAGAGGATTTGCGACTTTTACCAATACCAGGTTTGTTCAGTTGTTAGATGGAATGGATAATACTTCTCCTTCTTTAAATTTTGCTTTAGGAAATCTTATTGGAATGAATGAGTTAGACGTTGAGAATGTTGAATTACTTCCAGGAGCATCATCTGCCTTATACGGTGCGAACGCATTTAATGGTATTTTATTTATGACTAGTAAAAGCCCATTCGAAAAGCAAGGTATTAGTGCGTATGCCAAAGGAGGAATTACCTCTCAAGAAGCTGCGGGTAATAATGAGTTTTATGATGTAGGTATTAGAATGGCTCATGCGTTTACAGATAATTTTGCTGCAAAGGTAAACTTCTCTTATATGAATGGTACTGACTGGTTTGCAAATAGTGAAGCCAATATTGAAAACCCTGGATTTAGTCGTGAATTAGATCCAGCATATAATGGTTTAAACGTTTATGGAGATGAGGTAAGAGCCCTTCTTCCAGGAGCTGGTGTAGTAACCAGAACCGGATATAACGAATCTGATCTTACAGATTACGGCGTAGAAAGTATCAAGTTTGATGGTGCAGTTCATTATAAACCTTTTAATAATGATTTTGAAATTATCTATGCAGGTAAATTGGGTAAAGGACAAACAATTTTTCAGGACTCTAACCGATTTTCTTTAAAGGATTTCTTTTTTCAGCAACACAAGCTAGAAGTAAAAAATGATAACTTTTTTGTAAGAGGTTATATTTCTGCAGAGGATGCAGGAGATACTTATGATATGCGTTTTACTGGGATTAATATTAATAGAAGATGGAAAAGTGATGAGGTATGGTTTCAGGAATATGGAACTACATTTGCAACCACTGTAGGTACTGATCTGGAAAGGCATGAGGCTGCTAGAGATTTTGCAGATAGAGATCGATTAGAGCCAGGTACTATTGGTTTTGAAAATGCTTTTAATGAAGTAACCAGTACTCCTGATTTTCAAACTGGATCTAGATTTATTTCTAAAACAGAGTTACGTCACGTAGATGCTAACTATAATTTTGGTCATATCACCAATGACTTTGCGGATATTCAAGTAGGTGGTTCTTTTAGAGAATATTCATTGAATTCTGAAGGTACTTTTTATACCGATTTTGATGGAGCGATTAATTATTCTGAAATAGGTGTGTACTCACAAATTCAGAAAAAGATATTAGATGACAGATTAAAACTTACGGGATCTGTTCGATATGATAAATCTCAATTATTTGATGGTAATTTTTCACCTAGATTTTCAGTAGGATATACGCTTGGTAAAAATAGAAACCGTAACCTTCGAGCGTCTATCCAAACAGGTTTTAGAAACCCCACAACACAAAACCTTTATTTAGGTCTTGATATTGGTGAGGGAGCTATTATAGGTTCTGCTCCAGATAATTTAGATCGTTATTCAAGAATTGTAAATGGAACTACTATTACAGGTCGTGCGGCTTATGAAAACTCTTACACAGCAGAATCTGTTGAGGATTTTATAAGATCAGGAGGTACAGCTGAATTGGTAGTAGCAAATCCAGATATCGTACAACCGGAGAAAGTAACAGCCATAGAAATAGGATATAGAGCAGATTTTGGAAAGTTATTACTTGATCTTAGTGGTTACTATAATATGTATCAAGATTTCATTTCCACAATTGATGTTGTAAGTCCATTAAGTGGAACCGCAGGAACTCCTGAAGGTCAAGCAGCAATTGGTACTGGTAATTTTGCAGGTTTTCAGGCTACTACAAATTCAGATGCTGATATAAACTCATTCGGAGCTGTATTAGGTGTTACAGCTAAGGTGTTTGGAGATTTTGATCTTAATGCTAGTTATACGTATACTAAGCAAGATTTCGATCAAGATGAGGATCCTGGATTTAGAACTAATTTTAATACTCCAGAACATAAAGCTAAAGCTAGTTTTGGACACGATAATCTATTCAAAAATTTCGGTTTCAACACAGCTGTTAAATGGAGTGGAGAATATGTTTGGGAATCTGCCTTTGCGGAAGGAGATGTTCCATCATTTACAGTTTTTGATGCACAGCTTAACTATAGAATACCGTCATTAAAAACAACTCTTAAGCTTGGTGGAACTAATATTGGTGGTAGTGAGTATTTCACTGCTGTCGGAACAGCACCAATAGGTTCACTATATTATCTTGGACTAACAATCAATAACTTTTAATATAAGAAAATACAGGATAAGTTAGTTAACTTTTAGTAAGTAATACAATCCCTGTTTAGGAAACTAAACGGGGATTTTTTTATGTATAATGTGTTGTAAAGTTGGAATCTTACTTAATATTTTAGTATTCGAGAAGAAAATGT
Coding sequences:
- a CDS encoding DUF4270 domain-containing protein; this encodes MNLKNVLIKITAIVAVIFTAVSCDDDFNSVGSEVIGDVNFEDDEYNAIPIAYSKRFEKVQTSGLPNNLLGVYNDPVYGQSVYSIVSEVIPSQFNPSFGRDAILDSVVLNVPYFSNITESNTEDGVVVNTFELDSVYGSSDIKLSVYHSDYFLRDFDLDQGAEERQVYFSDDISGNFGSSLENRLLFEENNFKPSSKEIRLLTETEDDATDDTDADGTEFSTFIPALRLVLVSEDAAAAATALNPDPDNNPSTDNTRVGNQELINYFTSLFLDKEGSIELSNPNNFRNYFRGLYFKAESITSDGSLVFFDISDANLTLHYSFETDNVDEEDEDGDGDITELLRDESSFVLNFSNNIVNSIDFDFSNATLNDGVTTFERALDDQDEVNGEANLFLKGGEGSFAVLDLFNGMITNEDGELENELDFLKRQDWLINEASMKIYINQDEMVSGDTEPERIYVFNEETGAVLVDFLADPTSNQTSPILSVTNHLGRISRDSDENGEFYKIRLTRHVINILNEDTDNVKLGLSVSQNVNIVANAEGFTPNNTEDEIIPFSSIISHEGTILYGNRTDVPEEKRLKLDIFYTRTKSN
- a CDS encoding TonB-dependent receptor translates to MKKITFIVTLLLCVISNAQTTINGRVIDDFNQPIPGANISLKGEAIGTVTDFDGFFTLTVTNELPVTITASSIGFESSSVEVTSATQEVTIVLAEGNVLDLIVISASRAPERLFESPVSIERFGVKEIKNTPSVDFYDGLENLKGVDVNTNSLTFKSINTRGFATFTNTRFVQLLDGMDNTSPSLNFALGNLIGMNELDVENVELLPGASSALYGANAFNGILFMTSKSPFEKQGISAYAKGGITSQEAAGNNEFYDVGIRMAHAFTDNFAAKVNFSYMNGTDWFANSEANIENPGFSRELDPAYNGLNVYGDEVRALLPGAGVVTRTGYNESDLTDYGVESIKFDGAVHYKPFNNDFEIIYAGKLGKGQTIFQDSNRFSLKDFFFQQHKLEVKNDNFFVRGYISAEDAGDTYDMRFTGININRRWKSDEVWFQEYGTTFATTVGTDLERHEAARDFADRDRLEPGTIGFENAFNEVTSTPDFQTGSRFISKTELRHVDANYNFGHITNDFADIQVGGSFREYSLNSEGTFYTDFDGAINYSEIGVYSQIQKKILDDRLKLTGSVRYDKSQLFDGNFSPRFSVGYTLGKNRNRNLRASIQTGFRNPTTQNLYLGLDIGEGAIIGSAPDNLDRYSRIVNGTTITGRAAYENSYTAESVEDFIRSGGTAELVVANPDIVQPEKVTAIEIGYRADFGKLLLDLSGYYNMYQDFISTIDVVSPLSGTAGTPEGQAAIGTGNFAGFQATTNSDADINSFGAVLGVTAKVFGDFDLNASYTYTKQDFDQDEDPGFRTNFNTPEHKAKASFGHDNLFKNFGFNTAVKWSGEYVWESAFAEGDVPSFTVFDAQLNYRIPSLKTTLKLGGTNIGGSEYFTAVGTAPIGSLYYLGLTINNF
- the glmS gene encoding glutamine--fructose-6-phosphate transaminase (isomerizing), encoding MCGIVGYIGHREAYPIVLKGLKRLEYRGYDSAGIALYDGQDIKLSKTKGKVADLEERLVKEISTNGNVGIGHTRWATHGVPNDVNSHPHYSNSGDLVIIHNGIIENYESLRKELINRGYTFTSETDTEVLVNLIEDVKTKENVKLGKAVQIALNQTVGAYAIAVFDRQKPDEIVVARLGSPLAIGVGEDEFFIASDASPFIEYTNNAIYLEDGEMAIVRRNKGIKVRKIKDDSLVDPYLQELQINLEQIEKGGYDHFMLKEIYEQPSAISDTYRGRMRVAEGIIKMAGIDDNLAKLLNAKRILIIACGTSWHAGLVAEYIFEELVRIPVEVEYASEFRYRNPVIHQDDVVIAISQSGETADTMAAIKLAKERGAFVFGVCNVVGSSISRETHAGAYTHAGPEIGVASTKAFTTQITVLSLIALKLAERKGTISNSDFHYYLQELERIPEKVKLALESNDHIKLIADKYKEAKNFLYLGRGYNFPVALEGALKLKEISYIHAEGYPAAEMKHGPIALIDEHMPVVVIATKKGHYDKVVSNIQEIKSRKGKIIGIVTEGDETVKKLADHVIEIPETIEFLTPLLTTIPLQLLSYHIAVMLDKNVDQPRNLAKSVTVE